GTATTTGCTCTCCTCCAGGTCCGCCATCACCTCCTGAGAGACGGGCACAGGGCACTGTCACGCCCTGGCCTTCGCGCTCACCGCCCCAGCGCTGCTCCTTTGTCCCCGTACCCACCTCGCCACCCGCCTCGCCCTATGCAAACCCGCAGACACCCGGGCCCCCCGGACGGTCGGGGGAGGCTGCCGGCAGGCTCTGGCAGCCGCGCCTCCTCACCTTGATGATGTGAGCAAAGTACTTCCCAGAGACCCTGTTGTCGGTCTTGATGAAGATCTCCCGGAGGACGGACTCCCCGATGGGGTTGTACTTGGCGTTGAACTTGTCGAAGCGGTGGAAGGTGTTCCTGTCCTGCGGGAGAAGGGCAGGCCCCGGGTCACCCCTGGCCCCCGGCCCGACCCAGCCGCCCAGCCCCCCGGCCGACGGGACAGACCGCATGCACGTCGAGCGTGTCCACGCTCAGGTCGTAGGCCGTGAGGTTCATGCTGTCGAAGACCTCCCGCAGCGTCTGCTCGCGGCCCTGCTCCACGTGCACGATCTCCTCCAGGTGCCGCTTCATCGCCCGCTTGATGAAGCGTAGCAGATGCTTCTGGTTCATGCAGGACGAGGCGTGGATGTGCGTGTCCACCTGCAGGGGAGCAGGGGGCCGACGGGTCTGCTGGAGGGGCCGCTACCCGCCGGATgccgggggagggtgggggccggggaggggcccCCAGCCCTCGAGGGGAGGCCGGGCGGGGGCGGCGAGGGCCCACCTTGCGGATGTTGTAGAAATCCCGGTGCGGCACCTTCTTCTGGGCGGCCAGCTCCTTCATCTCGTTGAGCAGCACATGCATCTGGAACTTGGAGCTCAGGTACTGCAGCCGGCGGTAGCAGAACGACTTtctgggcagggggagaggggaagaaccAGGCAGGAGCTGAGGGCACGAGCAGGCGCTGTGGGCGGGAGggcctggggagggagagggcgggaggaggcagggccaggCCCAGGGACAGAGCAGTCAGAAGAGACCAGGGGTCGGGCGAATGGGGGAGGCAGCCGTGCCGGGGCAGGCGGGGGCTCACATGGGGCCGTTGATAATCAGGGCCATCAGCACGTTGACGTCAGCCACAAACTCCTGCAGGTCGGGGTACTGCAGCTCCAGCTCTGAGCAGCTGGCACGGAGGGGATGCTGGGGTGAGGAGGGCAAGCCAGGGCCTCGGGCCCCTGCCCTGAGCCCACGAGGCCTCCAGGCACCCTCCCCCACCACGGCAGCCCGGCTTACTGCTCATCGAGCTCCCTGCGGGTGTAGACGTGCACCACGCCCCGCACCATGCGCAGGCCGAAGCCCAGGTCCCCGGGCATGGTGCTGGGTTCGCAGTGCTCGTAGGGGTGCTGCTCCAGCGCAGGCGGGTGCACCGGGGCGtctgtggggtggggaagggggagtcGGAGCCTTTCAAAGCCAGGGAGGCCCAAGTGCCTCGGCCCAGCCCAGAAGCCCAGCAGGGGGTTGAGATGCCAAAGGCCCCGCAGGGCAGCTCCCACCCCTACCTCCGCCCCCGTGCCCTCCCTGGGGGCACCAAGCGGCCGGGACGAGCCTGCATGGGGGGCGAGGCAGGCAGGACCCAGAGCGCAGGGAGCTGGGGAGCTGCGCGGCCGGGATGAGGGGGTCCTACCCGCAGCCACGGGGGTCTCGGGGGCCCTGCTCGTAGGCCCGTGTCTCCAGGGGCTTCTCGGCCAGCTGCTGCAGGTACCGGCGGGTGGTGGGGCAGAAGCCCTGCAGCGCCAGCGCCATGTACTTCTCCCGGATGAAGAGCGCCCGCACCACGCTTTTGGCTGCGTCCAGCAGGTCTGTGAACGGCACCTGGGGACAGAGGACATGTGGTCACCCTCCCAGGTCCCTGACCCCAGGCCCACACTCTCCCTGTCTGCGCAGGCCCTGGCCCCGGGGTCCCAGCGCATGTCCGCCAGCCCCAGCTTTTAGAAAGGAGAACCACCAGCTCCCATCGCCAGCCAGCACCCTCAGCTCCCGGGACACCAGGGGCGGCTGACTCAAGCCACGCCCCGCACTCACGCCGCACTTCTCCTCCCCGGAGATGGTGACCCGCTGGAACTCCCGCTCCAGCAGCCCGTCGCGCTCCCGCAGGCCCCGGTCGCCCTGCCCCTCGCCCTGCTCCTTGTAGAGCCTGCAGGGGAAGGGGACGGGAGCCAGGTGGGAGGCAGCGAGGCCCAGGCCCCGGCTCGGCCTCCCCCTCGCCCCTCCGCCCTCCTCACTGTAAATCTGAGTCACTGTCTGTCTTCAGGAAATCCTGCTTGGCGCGAAGCAGGATGTCGGGCTCCAGCCTGCAGGTGAGAGGGGAGGGGGTTCAGGCAGATGTGGGACCACCAGGCACCGCACGCCTGCTGTCATCACACAGGACCTCCCTGGGCTGCAGAACCCCCActtgagagaaaggaaaacagaccCAGGCGGTGTTCGGGGCCACGCCTGTGGGAGGAAGACCGAACCACAGCCCCCGCGGCCGCTTCCAAAGCCTGAACCACTGCTCGAGGCTGCCTCCCCCGGGGGCCccaaagggaaaggggacaaaggAGGGCTCTAAAAGCGTCCTGAGAGCCGGCCAGGCCccggagggaggtgggggggcgcACTTGACATCCTGGCTGATCTGCCGCTCCAGGCGCTGCCGCCGCTCCTCCAGCTGCTCGATGGGGCTCTCCTCGGGGAACTCGTAAGGGGCGCTCCGGAGCTCGCTCTCGGCCAGCGAGCGgctgaacagctcctggggcaggaaGCAAGGCCGGGCGGGAAGGTCAGCGCCTGGCCCGGGGTGGACTGGGCAGCCCGAGGTGGGGATCAGGGGACAGCCGAGGGGGGGGCGTGAGGCGGAGCCAGGCCGTACCTCTGCGATCTCCTTGCACTTGCCGTCCATGGAGGTGCGCAGGTCCAGCGGGAAGTGCttgaggcagggggcggggcccggcAGGGAGCGGGCAGACTGCAGCGGAGgggcccccagcccaccccggGCCTCTGCGGAGACAGCAGGTGGGTCAGTGGGCTGCGGAGCAGGGCCTGCCCACCCCGGGCCAGCCCTGGAGGCAGGGCTCCGTCGGGCTGAGGAGCGAACCTGCTCCCCGAGACCACCCCTGGCAGTGCACCCCTCACCCAttccaggctggggcagggggcccTGAGTCTGGCTCTGGAACTAGTGGCTTCATCCGCTCTGGGAATAAGAACCTGGACTAGGACCCACTTCCCCGGCTGGGAGCCTCCACGAGAGTCCCCCGCCCCCCAGGTGACACACACAccttctcccccctctccccgtCCCCACAAACAACAGCAGGCGCTCACTAAGGACGATGTGGCCCTGGGGATGCCCAGGCGCAGCTCCCAGGGCAAGCCGACCAGGATGGGGCCAGCAGATCCTCACCCAGAGGGCCAGGACCCCCGCCGGGCTGCCCTGAGACCCCAGGGGCAGCCTGGCTCTGACCTGGGGAGCAGCCTctcagggcaggggagaggaggtggaggagcTGGTTGGCAGCAGAACCCGGCCTCCTCCCTGGAGGCCTGCCCTCTCCCCCCGGACCCCGGGGCTGCCAAGACGTGGCCTGGCCCCAGCCTGGCCCTCCCACCGCTGGCAGCCCCTCCAAAAGGAGCTGCCACAAACAGGCTGCGCCACGGGGAGGCCCCAGGACCTGGGCGGGAGGCCCCACAGAGGGCCCTGGAGAGGGAGGATCCGAAGCCAGGGTCCTCCCCATGGAGGGAAGAGCTCCTCGGCTGTGCCGCCAGGGCCCGGCACCGTGGTGAAGCTGCCAGCCCACCCTGAGGGGCCCTCCCCTGATCTCCTGAGCCCTACCCTCACGGGCAGGGCGCTCTCCACTCAAACTGCGCTCCCGGCCAGCTCTGGGGGTGCCCCGTCCAGAGCCcgcccttctcctctcctccccggTGTAGGGAAGGACTGAGGGCTCTGCCTGGGTAGCGCGCCTTAAAGTCTGCCCACTTCCCGGCACTCCAGAGTCTGGTCCCCAGGCTGGACCCAAAGGAAAGAGAGGTGGTAGCGCCCACCTCAGCTCCAGCACCCAGACCCCCGCTCACTGGGGTCGCCGCCCCAGCCCTACCTGCCGCCTTCAGGCCCCTCCGGCAGCAGCCCTGTGCCCCCTGCCCGCCTGCCTGCTGAGCAGAGCTGCAGCCAGTCCCCCAGGACAGCTCAGGGGCCGGCACGGACCGTACCAAGTGCAGCTGCAGGGAGGGGAGACCCGGGGATGGCGGCAAGCAGGGGGCTGGAGGAGTTCAAGGGAAACCAGAAATCAGGGAAGGGGTCTTGGAGTTGGGAGTTGAACCCCAAAACTGAACAGCGCCTTAACCggtgcagggccagggccagtCAAACGCAGGGGCACGGGGGGCCCCAACGGGGAGGAGAAGGGTATGCTGATAGGGACAGGGCAGCCTGGCAGCCAGGGGCCAAGCCTCCTTAAAATCCACTGCCCCAGGGAGTCCCCTAGGGCAGGATGGAGCTGGCaaaagggtgggagaggggagaaaacgAAGGGGAGCCCTCCTCCCCTCACGCCCACTAGCCCAGGGCCTTCTCCTCTGCCCTGGGGCCCTGCTGCCTTCTCCTTCCGAAGAGGAGGTCCcatggtggggcggggggggggggggggggggggggggggagctgggGAGAGGAGCAGGGGCCTAGCCCAGGTAGGGGTCAGGTAGCAGGGGTCCCCCCTGCCCAGCTTCTCGGGGGGGCTGGCTCACAGCCCGTCCCAAGTCTACAGTCAGGGACAGGACAAAAGGTCCAGAGGAGAGGTTTGGAGAAGAACTAGACCCCTCCGTTCCCCCTGACTGGCAAGTCTCTACTTCCAGCGGCTTCAAGTCCTCGTAAAAATGGGGCGATAAGCAGTTCCTGCCCCCCCTCAGCCAAAGCTGCTGCCAAAAGACTTACAGAGATAACGGCTCGGGCAGGGATCTTAAAACACAAGCACGGCACCCCACGAGCATCTGCTGTTGTGAGCTCCTGGGACCCCCAGAACACTTTCCACATGTagccccacccacccagggcGGGAAGGTCCCCTGGGCCCTGCCCGGGGGCAACTGAGCAGTGAAGGGCAGAGATGAGAACTTGGCAGGGGAGGTGTGACAGGCTGGGGGGGGAGTAGGATGCACCCCGTACTTGGCAGAGGGCAGAGCAGGAAGGGAACAGAAGACGGGCACCCGCTGCTTCACCCCAGGGCAGAAGGCAGAGCCTAAGGTCCTGGCTTGCCCATGAACCTGAtgctgcgcccccccccccccagggccctAGTGCGCTTCTACCCCGTCAAGGGGAAGCAGACCTCCACAGTTCATCTGTGCAGGGACAACAGCCTCCCAGCAAGGGGCCCTCGTCTCGACCCCTGCTCCCACCTATGCTGAGGGTGACAAGGACAGGTTCCGGCAGTGAGCCGTCCCCCCGACCTGCCGTGCCACTGCACAGGGGCTGCCAGGGGTCCATCCCCCAGTGGAGGTGACAAACAGAAGCAGCCTCTGCGGGAGGTCAGAGGCTAGGTGGCTCAGCGCTGGTCCCTTCCCCCGGGGCCAGTGCTGGAGGCCCCTGCCCACAGCACCACACGCCACCCACACGGGGGAGGGTCAACCACAAGCCCCCCGGTCCACACACAGCTACTCCCCAGCCACTCCCTCCAACTCTGGGGTTCTGGTACCCCCGGCTCACAGCCAAGGCTGCCTCGGGAGGCAGGGGGGTGCCCAAGGCTGTGACTCACAAGTCTCAGCTGCTCTCACCCTCGACCACCCCAAGGTCTCATAATAGGGCAAGCAGTGCAGCCCCAGCCCCGGGGGACACACCGTCTGCAAGGCACAGACCTGGCCTCGGGTCAGTACAGGTCTCAGGCCAGGCATCTTCTGTGACATTAAACAATAAATACAGCAGGGAGACCGCTCAGGCGAGAGGTAGAGAGTctctggggagtggggtgggggagccgGCTTGACCTGCTTTCCTTggtggcagggcctgggggcgcgggggtgggggcagggagaccTCCCTCAGCAAGCACAGACCCTGGCAGCCAAGCCCTGGCTGAGGCAGCCCGGCTGCACCGCACCGCCTGCTCTGGATGGTGCAGAGGTGCCTACCAGAGCGGGAGCTGAACCCCAAGGGCGCAGGAGCATGGCCCGGCAGCAGCCGCAGCCTGAAGCTGCCCCCCAGCCCCGACCCAAGCTCCCCCTCACTCGAGGgggctcacactcacacacaaaccCCGAGCGAGCGAGCACACAGCCAGGTCTCCCAGCTCTCGGTGGCCACCCAGCAACGGGTGCGCCCCGATGTcaggccccccaccccaccccacctgggGACTCCAGGTCTGGGGTCCTGGAAGGAAGAGCCTGCCCGCGGAGGCGCCTCCACCAGCCCGAGCGGCCAGTCCCACACGTGCCCCCCCCATTCACACAGTCCCCACCGTCTCAGCACGTACACACGCCGGCACGTGTGCAAACACACTGCTTGCTGCACCCACGCCCACCCTTGTTACCACCCTTGTTACAAAGGGCAGCATCCCCCACCTGGAGACCTCAGtcacccccttccctccccccgccaccTCTCAAGCCGGCTCTCCCCGGGACCGAGGTGGAGGGGCACGACCACAGAGGGggggccctgggagagagacctGCCTCTCCGAGGGGCCAGTGGCCTGGGTGGGAAGAGGTGACACGGAGCCCGGGGGGCCAAGGCCGGGTGGCAGAGACTCACCCTGCACGGCGGCGGAGGCCTGCAGGCTGGCCCGCTTCTTAAAGTGGTATCTGGCCTTGGGCTTGCTGGGGGCAGCTGGGTAGGATGCCATGGCCGGGGCCGCGCCACGGCGGGGGGGTGGCAGGCTGAGCAGCGCGGCTGGGACCTCGCTCTGCCACATCCAGCCTCTtcctccgccccgccccgccccccgcgggAGTGACTGATGCAGGAAGCAGAGGCCCCTGCGGCGGAAGAGGCCCTGGCCACGATTCCTGGGGTTGTCTAGGCAACCTCACATGGTGGGGCCTCTTTCCCCACccctcagccctgccctccctccctcagTCCCCGGAGGGACGGGGCTGACGGGGGCTGGACCTGGCAGGTGCAGATAGAGAAAACAAGATGGGGAAGGCCAGCCCCAGCTCTGCGCCAGCCGGGGCCAGGAGCCCTCGCCGCTGGCCAGGGCTTCGGGGCAAAGTCTAGGTGAGCTGGTCCAGCCAACCCGGCAGGGAGAGCCGTCAGCAGGAACCCAGCCGCTGCCTCCACGCTCAGCGCGCGCTGCTCTGGGCACCCAGGCACCCTGGCACACTCAGGGAAAACCTGAGCCCTCTGGGGCACAGCCCCCCATGATTTTCTTGTCTGACCCCCAGCGACATGGGTAGCCCAGCTCTAGGAGGACCAGGGTAGCACTGAGGAAGTAGCCAGGGCCCAGTCTTGGGAAGATTCCACAAAATACCCTTTGGGGAGGCCGGGAGGAGGGGGCTTAGCCCCGGGTCTGTGGGAGACCCAGTCTCTTCGAACTTCCCCTTTGTCCTTCCCCACGCAGGCTCTCCCTCCCCTGGCCCTCCCCACGTCCCGCTGGctgctctgccccctccccccgccccctcctgtCACCCCGGCTACTGCACTTTTCTATGCCGGAGACCCTCCCCCCAACACGCGCACGCACTCACCTGAGGCCATGCTGCCAGAACCCCCAGGGGCACCGGGGAGGCGGCCCGGGAGGGGTCTGCAGAGCGGGAAAACCTGGGACTCGGAAAGGGGGGCGCTGGCTCCCAGTCCCACGCCAAGTCGCTCCGAGGGCGCCTGCCCTGGCTCTGCGGTGGGGGAAATAAGGCAGTCTTTCAAAACCGCCAGGTGGCGGGAGGTCCCCTGCTGCCCAGCGCCGCAGCGCACCCCGCAGCCCCgagcccccggcccggcccgcgtGAGGGGGGCAGGCCACGTGCTCCCCAGAGAGCGGGACCCGGAACGCGCCCCGGCTTCTCTCACCGCTCTCTGGGTCTCTGGGCTCGGTCTCCTGTCGCTGGAGAGTGGGGGAGTCAGACAACAGGTGCGACCCCACTAACAACTCGCCGGCGCCGCGCGGGTCCCCGTGGCACCGCCCTCGCCCGGACCCGCCCCCGCCATTTTTCCGCTTCCCGGCGCCACGTGGGCAGCCTCGGCGCCGCGGCCGGCCTGGCGGGGCTCCCCGCGCGATTGGGCAAGCTCATAACCCTCCTGTGCGTCAGCTTCCTCATCAGGCGATGGCATGGGGGCAATGACGGCACCTCACTCAGAGGGGTTGTTGGGCGGCTTAAATGTAAACCCCCTTGCGCAGGGCCTGGCACGGGGCCAGCGCGCAATAAAAAGTAGCTATTCTTAGTGTCTCAGGATTCGCTCTGAGCCGCAGAAGCCCAGCATTCCCACTCGAGGTCGCTTGTTTTCTTCTGGCCAGCAGAGGTAGGCAGGGTGAAGCCTGCAATTCTGGCTCCCCTTTCCTCAGTTATTTCTATATTGGGTGGTTAAGGGCTTAGGCTCTGTAGCCCAATTGTGAGGATTCACATCCCGGCTTCTCCACGCATTGACCTGACTGAAGCTGTGCAAGTTACTTTGCTGCGCTTCCACGTCATCTGAAAGATGAGTGTAAGAGTGCCCTCCCTGGGGTGGTGGTGAGGAGAAGGAGCTAACACGCGCCAAGGGCTTATGCCTGGCCTGTAGCTGCAGCGCCGTGCATGTTCACGTCCTCTGTCCTATGCTTTAGTTTCTTATGGACACTTTCGCGGGGTAATTCACCTTCCAGCCTATAAATAAGTGGGCTGTTAGGGGGGGTGCTGCAGGTACTCCAACCAGCTagcgcccccacccccagtggcAGAGAAACCTACCCAAAGGGAACGTGTGTGTAGGGAGAGGGGTTTAAGTCCATGAGATCTCCTTGCCTAGAATTAAGTGCCTTAGCTGCAATTAGAATGGTCTCATCCCCATTTCTCACCCTTATGGGAGGGCCCTTTgacccgccacccccacccccaacatccAACTGTACTGTGTACTCACCTCCTCCCACTACTAACCACCCCAACAGCCAAGTTTCTCGCTGAATTTTGCCTCACCCACCTCTTCCCAGGTTGGGTTCTAGACCCCGAACTCTT
Above is a genomic segment from Dasypus novemcinctus isolate mDasNov1 chromosome 9, mDasNov1.1.hap2, whole genome shotgun sequence containing:
- the AMPD2 gene encoding LOW QUALITY PROTEIN: AMP deaminase 2 (The sequence of the model RefSeq protein was modified relative to this genomic sequence to represent the inferred CDS: deleted 1 base in 1 codon), which codes for MASEARGGLGAPPLQSARSLPGPAPCLKHFPLDLRTSMDGKCKEIAEELFSRSLAESELRSAPYEFPEESPIEQLEERRQRLERQISQDVKLEPDILLRAKQDFLKTDSDSDLQLYKEQGEGQGDRGLRERDGLLEREFQRVTISGEEKCGVPFTDLLDAAKSVVRALFIREKYMALALQGFCPTTRRYLQQLAEKPLETRAYEQGPETPVAADAPVHPPALEQHPYEHCEPSTMPGDLGFGLRMVRGVVHVYTRRELDEHCSELELQYPDLQEFVADVNVLMALIINGPIKSFCYRRLQYLSSKFQMHVLLNEMKELAAQKKVPHRDFYNIRKVDTHIHASSCMNQKHLLRFIKRAMKRHLEEIVHVEQGREQTLREVFDSMNLTAYDLSVDTLDVHADRNTFHRFDKFNAKYNPIGESVLREIFIKTDNRVSGKYFAHIIKEVMADLEESKYQNAELRLSVYGRSRDEWDKLARWAVMHRVHSPNVRWLVQVPRLFDVYRTKGQLANFQEMLENIFLPLFEATVHPASHPELHLFLEHVDGFDSVDDESKPENHVFNLESPLPEAWVEEDNPPYAYYLYYTFANMAVLNHLRRQRGFHTFVLRPHCGEAGPIHHLVSAFMLAENISHGLLLRKAPVLQYLYYLAQIGIAMSPLSNNSLFLSYHRNPLPEYLSRGLMVSLSTDDPLQFHFTKEPLMEEYSIATQVWKLSSCDMCELARNSVLMSGFSHKVKSHWLGPNYTKEGPEGNDIRRTNVPDIRVGYRHETLCQELALITQAVQSEMLETIPEEAGLTMSPGPP